Proteins encoded by one window of Labrus bergylta chromosome 2, fLabBer1.1, whole genome shotgun sequence:
- the LOC109991648 gene encoding uncharacterized protein isoform X1, producing MREQRQRLRAKGVTAQVSLCEERAENKRSAAVDGSDHLVETHIRLCTWTRQQVRALFSDSSRRKRIESNTFIWIVLRKHHSAVLLFTRNDLPVRRLCGFRLMVSMNSASYQRESMRRIRRNSKTLLQDLFYRGVHGGGRDTPIPAQPARDEKMIHSIASLIRAKSKLLLLENPDTVEIYKLDDSTARSSRNGKDDVYLPAITTKASSLTSIRGTLSQSCPYLYDKRRGSFSSVTSQRTTSHPKKQSNLKAQKEAKKSNVAVTMTYLGQGHQGSRSGSTRDELKVLQQVNGGENICVFKGLVAAGEQFQFVSQRHRGFPFSTTLYVNGIMVARISSCCEYRYAPGFQQGRRSCFRLTWLAGGMPCYRCTSLRNKYSSCQQLNNGTKQNLILSLEHSPGNAGTVESCPSSPLFIPAKPEKKSGRRTKKNIKEGGGGSTDSEDLAVAGIKETGKSKRRKGQSNQKQSTGKTGDKKSDEKRGREGSEVSLRPTVMEKFEDQASSEQEVRPKKASSKVTVLNSLQDEKALTKQNAEKQKHPGSNGKNRDGEGPKDFYKECVEMSTVLEQGQNKHNWFKANILERCRLQKRLSSGPKAAGSDVELSAESDGVLQPDGEPEEEEEDTASQSAGKEEPVREQDLQVQLDAMMTVLSTSDQVEQLVLRNTDLTDDHLLSLAGSLKSSLSEVTLLNLNLNLIGPYGAHILLDVLRVKPQVRGLHLFGNKLRDHGVLTLLSGIAELQQQTASAFAAIQQALLLPSEQNMAQLPTGWCSFRAFALLELDIGGNGLSSEGVRVLASYIRHHSYLQYLGLAQTGGADLAAWKELFDSLKGNTSLTQINLDENNLGDPGVRLLADMLKENTSLQQVDLDRNGISDVGGNDIMGALLCRMQFPLRHLSLQENSISAGLISRIQEEGCQQ from the exons ATGAGGGAGCAGCGTCAAAGGCTCAGAGCCAAAGGTGTTACTGCTCAGGTGTCACTGTGtgaagagagagcagagaacAAGAGATCAGCAGCTGTGGACGGATCAGATCACTTGGTGGAAACACACATTCGGCTCTGTACCTGGACAAGACAACAGGTAAGAGCTCTGTTCTCTGACAGTTCAAGGAGGAAAAGAATTGAATCAAACACCTTTATATGGATAGTCCTAAGAAAGCATCACTCAGCGGTGTTACTATTTACCAG GAATGATTTACCAGTCAGGCGACTCTGTGGATTCAGACTGATGGTCAGTATGAATTCTGCCTCGTATCAGAGGGAATCAATGAGAAGAATCAGAAGGAACAGCAAGACCCTCCTTCAGGATCTCTTTTACAGAGGAGTCCATGGAGGAGGCCGAGACACTCCT ATCCCAGCTCAGCCTGCTAGGGATGAGAAAATGATCCACTCCATCGCCAGTCTGATCAGAGCAAAGAGcaaactcctcctcctcgagAACCCCGACACTGTGGAGATCTACAAG TTGGATGATTCAACAGCCCGATCCAGTAGAAATGGTAAAGACGATGTTTACCTCCCAGCCATTACAACAAAAGCATCAAGTCTCACCTCGATCAGAGGGACTCTGAGTCAGTCCTGCCCTTACCTCTACGACAAAAGACGAGGATCGTTCTCCTCTGTCACCTCTCAGAGAACAACGAGTCACCCTAAAAAACAG AGTAACCTTAAAGCACAGAAAGAGGCAAAGAAATCAAACGTCGCTGTGACAATGACCTACCTGGGACAAGGTCATCAGGGGTCCCGGTCAGGGTCAACTCGGGATGAACTGAAGGTTCTCCAGCAGGTCAATGGAGGGGAGAATATCTGTGTCTTCAAAGGGCTGGTGGCTGCAGGAG AGCAGTTCCAGTTTGTCTCTCAACGGCACAGAGGTTTCCCCTTTAGCACTACCTTGTACGTCAATGGCATCATGGTGGCCAGGATCAGCTCCTGCTGCGAGTACCGCTATGCGCCGGGCTTCCAGCAGGGCAGGAGGAGCTGCTTCAGACTGACGTGGCTCGCTGGTGGGATGCCGTGCTACAG atgTACAAGTCTCCGTAACAAATACAGCTCCTGCCAACAGCTGAACAACGGCACAAAGCAGAACTTAATTCTCTCTCTAGAGCACAGCCCTGGCAACG CAGGCACTGTGGAGTCATGCCCATCATCCCCTTTGTTCATCCCAGCCAAACCAGAGAAGAAGTCCGggaggagaacaaaaaaaaacataaaggaaGGCGGCGGAGGATCTACAGACAGCGAAGACCTGGCTGTTGCAGGGATTAAAGAGACGGGCAAGAGTAAACGACGCAAGGGTCAAAGTAATCAAAAACAGAGCACAGGCAAGACGGGCGACAAAAAGAGTGAtgaaaagagaggcagagagggctCAGAGGTTTCGTTGAGGCCGACAGTGATGGAAAAATTTGAAGACCAAGCATCATCTGAACAAGAAGTAAGACCGAAGAAAGCAAGCAGCAAGGTTACAGTTCTGA ATTCATTGCAGGATGAAAAAGCACTGACTAAGCAGAACGCAGAGAAGCAGAAGCACCCGGGATCAAATGGGAAAAACAGAGACGGGGAAGGACCGAAGGACTTCTACAAAGAATGTGTGGAAATGAGCACCGTGTTGGAGCAGggccaaaacaaacacaactggTTCAAGGCAAACA TCCTGGAGAGGTGCCGGCTGCAGAAGAGGCTGTCATCGGGCCCCAAAGCTGCAGGCTCAGATGTGGAGCTCAGTGCTGAAAGTGACGGCGTCCTACAGCCTGATGGAGagccagaggaggaagaggaggacacgGCAAGCCAGAGTGCTGGCAAAGAGGAGCCTGTTAGAGAACAAGACTTGCAGGTGCAG CTCGACGCCATGATGACCGTGCTGAGCACATCCGATCAGGTGGAGCAGCTGGTTCTGAGAAACACAGACCTGACTGACGACCATCTGCTGAGCCTGGCGGGGTCCCTGAAGAGCAGCCTGTCCGAGGTCACTCTACTCAACCTCAACCTCAACCTCATTGGTCCATACGGTGCTCACATCCTGCTGGACGTTCTGCGAGTGAAGCCTCAAGTCAGAGGCTTACA CCTGTTTGGAAACAAACTTCGAGACCATGGAGTGCTGACCCTGTTGAGTGGAATAGCCGAGCTGCAGCAACAAACAGCTTCAGCTTTTGCTGCCATCCAGCAGGCACTGCTTCTTCCATCAGAGCAGAATATGGCGCAGCTCCCCACTGGATGGTGCTCATTCAGGGCTTTTGCACTTTTAGAACTTGATATTGGGGGAAATGGCTTGAGCAGCGAGGGGGTAAGAGTGTTAGCATCATACATAAGGCACCACTCGTATCTTCAGTACTTAGGGCTGGCACAGACCGGCGGCGCAGATCTGGCGGCATGGAAGGAGCTTTTCGACAGCCTCAAAGGAAACACATCACTGACTCAGATCAACCTTGACGAGAACAACTTAGGTGACCCAGGGGTCCGGCTGTTGGCTGACATGCTGAAAGAGAACACAAGTCTGCAGCAGGTGGATCTGGACAGGAATGGGATCAGTGATGTTGGAGGAAACGACATCATGGGGGCGTTGCTTTGTAGAATGCAGTTCCCGCTGAGGCATCTGAGCCTTCAGGAGAACAGCATCAGTGCGGGACTCATAAGTAGGATACAGGAAGAG gGCTGCCAGCAGTGA
- the si:ch73-29c22.1 gene encoding kelch-like protein 20 isoform X2, producing the protein MQIKENKGRSTLHRRMVSPLSARRQLSRLPPKEVFNDLMFMVGGWTHDDPSCLVEQFCPEYNEWRSAARMVNSRGNVAVGTLDGKIYAVGGEDKIRCYSSVERYNPDTDSWSTDVAPLSSPRRGVCLVEMDRYLYAIGGHDGITAINTVERYDPKMNTWSKQAPMLTRRSRAVAAVLEGHLYVIGGNDGDMALNSVERYNPVDGTWSICAHMLSPRENTGCVVYLGHIYVAGGKDELNLQLCAVERFNPDTMRWTPVKRMRSKRDDVSLVVFNGSLLAVGGCDGITNLKTIEGYCHETNTWRHFGSMKSKHPGGRVAVLC; encoded by the exons ATGCAGATCAAGGAAAACAAAGGAAGGTCTACCCTTCATCGCCGCATGGTATCCCCCCTCTCCGCCCGCAGACAGCTCAGCAGACTTCCCCCAAAAGAGGTCTTCAATGACTTGATGTTTATGG TCGGGGGATGGACTCATGACGACCCGTCCTGTCTGGTCGAACAGTTCTGTCCTGAGTACAACGAGTGGAGATCAGCAGCACGCATGGTCAACAGTCGTGGCAACGTGGCTGTGGGCACACTGGACGGCAAAATCTACGCAGTGGGAGGGGAAGATAAAATCAGATGTTACAGTAGTGTGGAAAG GTACAATCCAGACACAGACAGCTGGAGTACAGATGTAGCACCCTTAAGCAGCCCACGTAGGGGCGTGTGTCTGGTAGAGATGGACAGATACCTTTACGCTATTGGAGGACATGACGGAATTACTGCCATAAATACTGTGGAGAG GTATGATCCAAAAATGAACACATGGAGCAAGCAGGCACCGATGCTTACCAGACGCAGCAGAGCTGTGGCGGCCGTGCTGGAGGGTCACCTGTATGTGATTGGAGGGAACGATGGAGATATGGCTCTGAACTCAG TGGAGAGGTACAACCCTGTAGATGGTACCTGGTCGATATGCGCCCACATGCTGAGTCCCAGGGAGAACACAGGCTGCGTTGTATACCTCGGACACATCTACGTGGCTGGGGGCAAAGACGAGCTCAACTTGCAGCTCTGCGCTGTCGAGAGGTTTAACCCGGACACCATGAGGTGGACTCCTGTCAAACGCATGAGGAGCAAGAGGGACGAC gTGTCCCTTGTAGTCTTCAATGGATCCTTGCTGGCTGTGGGAGGCTGTGATGGTATCACAAATCTTAAAACAATCGAAGGTTACTGTCATGAAACCAACACATGGAG
- the LOC109991648 gene encoding uncharacterized protein isoform X2, with protein MREQRQRLRAKGVTAQVSLCEERAENKRSAAVDGSDHLVETHIRLCTWTRQQVRALFSDSSRRKRIESNTFIWIVLRKHHSAVLLFTRNDLPVRRLCGFRLMVSMNSASYQRESMRRIRRNSKTLLQDLFYRGVHGGGRDTPIPAQPARDEKMIHSIASLIRAKSKLLLLENPDTVEIYKLDDSTARSSRNGKDDVYLPAITTKASSLTSIRGTLSQSCPYLYDKRRGSFSSVTSQRTTSHPKKQSNLKAQKEAKKSNVAVTMTYLGQGHQGSRSGSTRDELKVLQQVNGGENICVFKGLVAAGEQFQFVSQRHRGFPFSTTLYVNGIMVARISSCCEYRYAPGFQQGRRSCFRLTWLAGGMPCYRCTSLRNKYSSCQQLNNGTKQNLILSLEHSPGNAGTVESCPSSPLFIPAKPEKKSGRRTKKNIKEGGGGSTDSEDLAVAGIKETGKSKRRKGQSNQKQSTGKTGDKKSDEKRGREGSEVSLRPTVMEKFEDQASSEQEVRPKKASSKVTVLNSLQDEKALTKQNAEKQKHPGSNGKNRDGEGPKDFYKECVEMSTVLEQGQNKHNWFKANILERCRLQKRLSSGPKAAGSDVELSAESDGVLQPDGEPEEEEEDTASQSAGKEEPVREQDLQVQLDAMMTVLSTSDQVEQLVLRNTDLTDDHLLSLAGSLKSSLSEVTLLNLNLNLIGPYGAHILLDVLRVKPQVRGLHLFGNKLRDHGVLTLLSGIAELQQQTASAFAAIQQALLLPSEQNMAQLPTGWCSFRAFALLELDIGGNGLSSEGVRVLASYIRHHSYLQYLGLAQTGGADLAAWKELFDSLKGNTSLTQINLDENNLGDPGVRLLADMLKENTSLQQVDLDRNGISDVGGNDIMGALLCRMQFPLRHLSLQENSISAGLISRIQEEVK; from the exons ATGAGGGAGCAGCGTCAAAGGCTCAGAGCCAAAGGTGTTACTGCTCAGGTGTCACTGTGtgaagagagagcagagaacAAGAGATCAGCAGCTGTGGACGGATCAGATCACTTGGTGGAAACACACATTCGGCTCTGTACCTGGACAAGACAACAGGTAAGAGCTCTGTTCTCTGACAGTTCAAGGAGGAAAAGAATTGAATCAAACACCTTTATATGGATAGTCCTAAGAAAGCATCACTCAGCGGTGTTACTATTTACCAG GAATGATTTACCAGTCAGGCGACTCTGTGGATTCAGACTGATGGTCAGTATGAATTCTGCCTCGTATCAGAGGGAATCAATGAGAAGAATCAGAAGGAACAGCAAGACCCTCCTTCAGGATCTCTTTTACAGAGGAGTCCATGGAGGAGGCCGAGACACTCCT ATCCCAGCTCAGCCTGCTAGGGATGAGAAAATGATCCACTCCATCGCCAGTCTGATCAGAGCAAAGAGcaaactcctcctcctcgagAACCCCGACACTGTGGAGATCTACAAG TTGGATGATTCAACAGCCCGATCCAGTAGAAATGGTAAAGACGATGTTTACCTCCCAGCCATTACAACAAAAGCATCAAGTCTCACCTCGATCAGAGGGACTCTGAGTCAGTCCTGCCCTTACCTCTACGACAAAAGACGAGGATCGTTCTCCTCTGTCACCTCTCAGAGAACAACGAGTCACCCTAAAAAACAG AGTAACCTTAAAGCACAGAAAGAGGCAAAGAAATCAAACGTCGCTGTGACAATGACCTACCTGGGACAAGGTCATCAGGGGTCCCGGTCAGGGTCAACTCGGGATGAACTGAAGGTTCTCCAGCAGGTCAATGGAGGGGAGAATATCTGTGTCTTCAAAGGGCTGGTGGCTGCAGGAG AGCAGTTCCAGTTTGTCTCTCAACGGCACAGAGGTTTCCCCTTTAGCACTACCTTGTACGTCAATGGCATCATGGTGGCCAGGATCAGCTCCTGCTGCGAGTACCGCTATGCGCCGGGCTTCCAGCAGGGCAGGAGGAGCTGCTTCAGACTGACGTGGCTCGCTGGTGGGATGCCGTGCTACAG atgTACAAGTCTCCGTAACAAATACAGCTCCTGCCAACAGCTGAACAACGGCACAAAGCAGAACTTAATTCTCTCTCTAGAGCACAGCCCTGGCAACG CAGGCACTGTGGAGTCATGCCCATCATCCCCTTTGTTCATCCCAGCCAAACCAGAGAAGAAGTCCGggaggagaacaaaaaaaaacataaaggaaGGCGGCGGAGGATCTACAGACAGCGAAGACCTGGCTGTTGCAGGGATTAAAGAGACGGGCAAGAGTAAACGACGCAAGGGTCAAAGTAATCAAAAACAGAGCACAGGCAAGACGGGCGACAAAAAGAGTGAtgaaaagagaggcagagagggctCAGAGGTTTCGTTGAGGCCGACAGTGATGGAAAAATTTGAAGACCAAGCATCATCTGAACAAGAAGTAAGACCGAAGAAAGCAAGCAGCAAGGTTACAGTTCTGA ATTCATTGCAGGATGAAAAAGCACTGACTAAGCAGAACGCAGAGAAGCAGAAGCACCCGGGATCAAATGGGAAAAACAGAGACGGGGAAGGACCGAAGGACTTCTACAAAGAATGTGTGGAAATGAGCACCGTGTTGGAGCAGggccaaaacaaacacaactggTTCAAGGCAAACA TCCTGGAGAGGTGCCGGCTGCAGAAGAGGCTGTCATCGGGCCCCAAAGCTGCAGGCTCAGATGTGGAGCTCAGTGCTGAAAGTGACGGCGTCCTACAGCCTGATGGAGagccagaggaggaagaggaggacacgGCAAGCCAGAGTGCTGGCAAAGAGGAGCCTGTTAGAGAACAAGACTTGCAGGTGCAG CTCGACGCCATGATGACCGTGCTGAGCACATCCGATCAGGTGGAGCAGCTGGTTCTGAGAAACACAGACCTGACTGACGACCATCTGCTGAGCCTGGCGGGGTCCCTGAAGAGCAGCCTGTCCGAGGTCACTCTACTCAACCTCAACCTCAACCTCATTGGTCCATACGGTGCTCACATCCTGCTGGACGTTCTGCGAGTGAAGCCTCAAGTCAGAGGCTTACA CCTGTTTGGAAACAAACTTCGAGACCATGGAGTGCTGACCCTGTTGAGTGGAATAGCCGAGCTGCAGCAACAAACAGCTTCAGCTTTTGCTGCCATCCAGCAGGCACTGCTTCTTCCATCAGAGCAGAATATGGCGCAGCTCCCCACTGGATGGTGCTCATTCAGGGCTTTTGCACTTTTAGAACTTGATATTGGGGGAAATGGCTTGAGCAGCGAGGGGGTAAGAGTGTTAGCATCATACATAAGGCACCACTCGTATCTTCAGTACTTAGGGCTGGCACAGACCGGCGGCGCAGATCTGGCGGCATGGAAGGAGCTTTTCGACAGCCTCAAAGGAAACACATCACTGACTCAGATCAACCTTGACGAGAACAACTTAGGTGACCCAGGGGTCCGGCTGTTGGCTGACATGCTGAAAGAGAACACAAGTCTGCAGCAGGTGGATCTGGACAGGAATGGGATCAGTGATGTTGGAGGAAACGACATCATGGGGGCGTTGCTTTGTAGAATGCAGTTCCCGCTGAGGCATCTGAGCCTTCAGGAGAACAGCATCAGTGCGGGACTCATAAGTAGGATACAGGAAGAGGTAAAATAA
- the si:ch73-29c22.1 gene encoding kelch-like protein 20 isoform X1 encodes MGIYNEQGAFLQEPEPRDMQIKENKGRSTLHRRMVSPLSARRQLSRLPPKEVFNDLMFMVGGWTHDDPSCLVEQFCPEYNEWRSAARMVNSRGNVAVGTLDGKIYAVGGEDKIRCYSSVERYNPDTDSWSTDVAPLSSPRRGVCLVEMDRYLYAIGGHDGITAINTVERYDPKMNTWSKQAPMLTRRSRAVAAVLEGHLYVIGGNDGDMALNSVERYNPVDGTWSICAHMLSPRENTGCVVYLGHIYVAGGKDELNLQLCAVERFNPDTMRWTPVKRMRSKRDDVSLVVFNGSLLAVGGCDGITNLKTIEGYCHETNTWRHFGSMKSKHPGGRVAVLC; translated from the exons ATGGGGATTTATAACGAACAAGG GGCGTTCCTGCAGGAACCTGAGCCCCGCGACATGCAGATCAAGGAAAACAAAGGAAGGTCTACCCTTCATCGCCGCATGGTATCCCCCCTCTCCGCCCGCAGACAGCTCAGCAGACTTCCCCCAAAAGAGGTCTTCAATGACTTGATGTTTATGG TCGGGGGATGGACTCATGACGACCCGTCCTGTCTGGTCGAACAGTTCTGTCCTGAGTACAACGAGTGGAGATCAGCAGCACGCATGGTCAACAGTCGTGGCAACGTGGCTGTGGGCACACTGGACGGCAAAATCTACGCAGTGGGAGGGGAAGATAAAATCAGATGTTACAGTAGTGTGGAAAG GTACAATCCAGACACAGACAGCTGGAGTACAGATGTAGCACCCTTAAGCAGCCCACGTAGGGGCGTGTGTCTGGTAGAGATGGACAGATACCTTTACGCTATTGGAGGACATGACGGAATTACTGCCATAAATACTGTGGAGAG GTATGATCCAAAAATGAACACATGGAGCAAGCAGGCACCGATGCTTACCAGACGCAGCAGAGCTGTGGCGGCCGTGCTGGAGGGTCACCTGTATGTGATTGGAGGGAACGATGGAGATATGGCTCTGAACTCAG TGGAGAGGTACAACCCTGTAGATGGTACCTGGTCGATATGCGCCCACATGCTGAGTCCCAGGGAGAACACAGGCTGCGTTGTATACCTCGGACACATCTACGTGGCTGGGGGCAAAGACGAGCTCAACTTGCAGCTCTGCGCTGTCGAGAGGTTTAACCCGGACACCATGAGGTGGACTCCTGTCAAACGCATGAGGAGCAAGAGGGACGAC gTGTCCCTTGTAGTCTTCAATGGATCCTTGCTGGCTGTGGGAGGCTGTGATGGTATCACAAATCTTAAAACAATCGAAGGTTACTGTCATGAAACCAACACATGGAG